The Deltaproteobacteria bacterium DNA window GGCTACGTGATCGACGGCAAGCAGGGCGTCCTCGACCCCGGACGCCACGACGACGCGGCCGACAAGACGTTCATGGGGGTGACGGGCAATCTCGGCGTCGAGGGGGTGCCGCCCGACGACGACGTCATCGAGATCATCTTCGGCCACCTGGACACGCGCCCGCCTGCGAAGCCCCGAGTGGCGCGCTTCCTCGCCCGCAAGCTGGCGCGCTTCTTCGGCCCCGCGCAGCCGTCGGACGCCCTCGTCGACGCGATGGCGGATGCCTTCGTCGCCTCGGGCTGGGAGGTGGCGCCGATGCTGCGGACGCTCTTCACGGCCGGCGAGTTCTACGCCGCCGCGAGCATGACGAGCACCGTCAAGGCGCCGGTCGAGCTCGTCCTGCAACCGCTGCGGATGCTGAAGGCGAAGGCCAGCATGCGCGACGTCCCGTTTGCGCTCGGGACGATGGGGCAGACCCTCTTCGCGCCGCCGAATGTGGCCGGCTGGCCCGGCGGGCTCTCCTGGATCAGCGCCGGGACGCTGCTCGCCCGCTACGGCTACGCGCGCGACGTCGGGGC harbors:
- a CDS encoding DUF1800 domain-containing protein, giving the protein GYVIDGKQGVLDPGRHDDAADKTFMGVTGNLGVEGVPPDDDVIEIIFGHLDTRPPAKPRVARFLARKLARFFGPAQPSDALVDAMADAFVASGWEVAPMLRTLFTAGEFYAAASMTSTVKAPVELVLQPLRMLKAKASMRDVPFALGTMGQTLFAPPNVAGWPGGLSWISAGTLLARYGYARDVGAGRGRDPKFDPTPLLAGASTTADVVQRTLTLLGPLHPPASVVSRLDTYLNDPTPPPALDDATFVDEKVRGLVALVLELPHFQVH